One window from the genome of Pempheris klunzingeri isolate RE-2024b chromosome 7, fPemKlu1.hap1, whole genome shotgun sequence encodes:
- the asb6 gene encoding ankyrin repeat and SOCS box protein 6 isoform X1, with product MPFLHGFRRIIYEYQPLVDAVMCAVGLEEGGGDQDGRSPEDEPRLHSSLVELLERESQADVFVEGISYALFKVAERGLVYASEILLRYGADLNFEDPVSYYNPLHIAVLRNRPNMVRLLVGHGADIEKRDRIHESSPLDLASEESERLPCLLTLLDLGADVNARDKHGKTPLLHALASSDGLTVHNTENIQLLLQRGADVTAATVDGETVESSLVFLVKEALEASAEDAAEIGNFCLKTTQLLLAHSVDPSCCLNEDGEPSLTQTSLEHFDLLFPLAVLLIQSGASLVCSYHGDSCWSGYSLLFQRLQTALQQCSDQSHAAELLEQAEVLLDLAKVDVPALQLPSRLELPVPGRDPHPYAQALVDLHKRVVEHGASPPALRCLCRAFIRSHLQPWPLEDRIKALPLPDRLKDFLLPENTYTPKPGWDCFKPQHSQR from the exons ATGCCTTTCCTCCACGGCTTCCGTAGGATCATCTACGAGTATCAGCCGCTGGTGGATGCTGTCATGTGTGCTGTTGGgctggaggaaggaggaggcgACCAGGATGGCAG AAGCCCCGAGGACGAGCCCAGGCTTCACAGCTCTCTAGTGGAGCTCCTGGAGCGGGAGTCCCAGGCAGACGTGTTTGTGGAAGGCATCAGCTACGCCCTGTTTAAGGTGGCCGAGCGGGGACTGGTGTACGCCTCCGAAATCCTTCTGCGCTATGGAGCTGATCTAAACTTTGAAG ACCCAGTGTCTTACTACAACCCTCTACATATAGCAGTTTTGAGGAACAGGCCAAACATGGTGAGGCTGCTGGTCGGGCACGGAGCAGACATTGAAAAGAGGGACAGG ATTCATGAGAGCAGTCCTTTGGATCTGGCCAGTGAGGAGTCGGAGAGGCTCCCCTGCCTGCTCACCCTGCTGGACTTGGGGGCCGATGTGAACGCAAGGGATAAACATG GGAAAACACCTTTGCTCCACGCCTTGGCAAGCAGCGATGGCCTCACTGTGCACAACACGGAGAACATCCAGCTTCTACTTCAGAGAG GTGCTGACGTTACTGCTGCTACAGTAGACGGGGAGACTGTCGAGTCCTCCTTGGTGTTTCTCGTTAAGGAGGCTCTCGAGGCCAGCGCGGAGGACGCGGCCGAGATAGGCAACTTCTGCTTGAAAACCACACAGCTACTGCTGGCTCACAGTGTGGACCCCAGCTGCTGCTTGAACGAGGACGGCGAGCCCTCCCTGACACAGACCAGCCTGGAGCACTTTGacctcctcttccctctggcTGTGCTTTTAATCCAGAGCGGAGCCTCCCTGGTTTGCTCCTACCACGGCGACTCCTGTTGGTCGGGTTACAGCCTCCTTTTCCAGCGGCTCCAAACAGCCCTGCAGCAGTGCTCTGATCAAAGTCACGCCGCCGAGCTCCTGGAGCAAGCTGAAGTGCTGCTCGACTTAGCGAAGGTGGACGTTCCCGCGCTGCAGCTGCCGTCCAGGCTGGAGCTCCCCGTGCCCGGCCGGGACCCTCACCCCTACGCTCAGGCTCTGGTAGACCTGCACAAGCGCGTGGTAGAGCACGGAGCAAGCCCTCCTGCTCTGCGATGCCTTTGCAGGGCATTCATCAGGAGCCACCTGCAGCCTTGGCCCCTGGAAGACAGGATCAAAGCCTTGCCATTAccagacagactgaaagactTTCTTCTCCCGGAGAACACATATACCCCGAAGCCTGGCTGGGACTGCTTCAAGCCCCAACATAGCCAGCGCTGA
- the asb6 gene encoding ankyrin repeat and SOCS box protein 6 isoform X2, giving the protein MCAVGLEEGGGDQDGRSPEDEPRLHSSLVELLERESQADVFVEGISYALFKVAERGLVYASEILLRYGADLNFEDPVSYYNPLHIAVLRNRPNMVRLLVGHGADIEKRDRIHESSPLDLASEESERLPCLLTLLDLGADVNARDKHGKTPLLHALASSDGLTVHNTENIQLLLQRGADVTAATVDGETVESSLVFLVKEALEASAEDAAEIGNFCLKTTQLLLAHSVDPSCCLNEDGEPSLTQTSLEHFDLLFPLAVLLIQSGASLVCSYHGDSCWSGYSLLFQRLQTALQQCSDQSHAAELLEQAEVLLDLAKVDVPALQLPSRLELPVPGRDPHPYAQALVDLHKRVVEHGASPPALRCLCRAFIRSHLQPWPLEDRIKALPLPDRLKDFLLPENTYTPKPGWDCFKPQHSQR; this is encoded by the exons ATGTGTGCTGTTGGgctggaggaaggaggaggcgACCAGGATGGCAG AAGCCCCGAGGACGAGCCCAGGCTTCACAGCTCTCTAGTGGAGCTCCTGGAGCGGGAGTCCCAGGCAGACGTGTTTGTGGAAGGCATCAGCTACGCCCTGTTTAAGGTGGCCGAGCGGGGACTGGTGTACGCCTCCGAAATCCTTCTGCGCTATGGAGCTGATCTAAACTTTGAAG ACCCAGTGTCTTACTACAACCCTCTACATATAGCAGTTTTGAGGAACAGGCCAAACATGGTGAGGCTGCTGGTCGGGCACGGAGCAGACATTGAAAAGAGGGACAGG ATTCATGAGAGCAGTCCTTTGGATCTGGCCAGTGAGGAGTCGGAGAGGCTCCCCTGCCTGCTCACCCTGCTGGACTTGGGGGCCGATGTGAACGCAAGGGATAAACATG GGAAAACACCTTTGCTCCACGCCTTGGCAAGCAGCGATGGCCTCACTGTGCACAACACGGAGAACATCCAGCTTCTACTTCAGAGAG GTGCTGACGTTACTGCTGCTACAGTAGACGGGGAGACTGTCGAGTCCTCCTTGGTGTTTCTCGTTAAGGAGGCTCTCGAGGCCAGCGCGGAGGACGCGGCCGAGATAGGCAACTTCTGCTTGAAAACCACACAGCTACTGCTGGCTCACAGTGTGGACCCCAGCTGCTGCTTGAACGAGGACGGCGAGCCCTCCCTGACACAGACCAGCCTGGAGCACTTTGacctcctcttccctctggcTGTGCTTTTAATCCAGAGCGGAGCCTCCCTGGTTTGCTCCTACCACGGCGACTCCTGTTGGTCGGGTTACAGCCTCCTTTTCCAGCGGCTCCAAACAGCCCTGCAGCAGTGCTCTGATCAAAGTCACGCCGCCGAGCTCCTGGAGCAAGCTGAAGTGCTGCTCGACTTAGCGAAGGTGGACGTTCCCGCGCTGCAGCTGCCGTCCAGGCTGGAGCTCCCCGTGCCCGGCCGGGACCCTCACCCCTACGCTCAGGCTCTGGTAGACCTGCACAAGCGCGTGGTAGAGCACGGAGCAAGCCCTCCTGCTCTGCGATGCCTTTGCAGGGCATTCATCAGGAGCCACCTGCAGCCTTGGCCCCTGGAAGACAGGATCAAAGCCTTGCCATTAccagacagactgaaagactTTCTTCTCCCGGAGAACACATATACCCCGAAGCCTGGCTGGGACTGCTTCAAGCCCCAACATAGCCAGCGCTGA